A genome region from Coffea arabica cultivar ET-39 chromosome 7e, Coffea Arabica ET-39 HiFi, whole genome shotgun sequence includes the following:
- the LOC113700947 gene encoding bifunctional monodehydroascorbate reductase and carbonic anhydrase nectarin-3-like isoform X1, translating into MENLARKFLFCCCFILVTFACNLARAQEEEDQHGFSYDENSPRGPAHWGKLKPEWCTCSHGRMQSPIDLPDAKVQVDPSLGKLHRHYKPSNATLINRGHDIMLRWVDDAGYIRINGTLYQLKQCHWHSPTEHAINGKRYDLEAHLVHQSSDGKIAVIGILYKIGRPDPFLSMLEHYIEALADTLEEEEVVGFVDPNQIKFGSKGYYRYIGSLTTPACTEDVLWTIVDKVGTVSRHQVKLIRNAVHDGSKMNARPLQPINNRPILLYTLPVDED; encoded by the exons ATGGAGAATCTCGCAAGAAAATTCTTGTTTTGCTGCTGCTTCATTTTGGTGACCTTTGCATGTAACCTAGCACGAGCTCAAGAAGAAG AGGATCAACATGGATTTAGTTACGATGAAAACAGCCCCCGGGGACCAGCTCACTGGGGGAAGCTTAAGCCGGAGTGGTGCACGTGTAGCCATGGTCGCATGCAGTCTCCGATCGATCTGCCGGATGCAAAGGTTCAAGTTGATCCAAGCTTGGGCAAACTTCACAGGCATTACAAACCTTCTAATGCCACACTCATCAATAGAGGCCATGATATTATG TTGAGATGGGTTGATGATGCTGGATATATTCGTATAAATGGGACCTTGTATCAACTCAAACAGTGTCACTGGCACTCGCCTACTGAACATGCTATCAATGGCAAAAG GTACGATTTAGAGGCGCACTTGGTTCATCAATCCTCAGATGGAAAGATCGCTGTAATTGGAATACTGTATAAAATTGGACGCCCTGACCCTTTTTTATCCATG CTGGAGCATTATATAGAGGCTCTTGCTGATACATTAGAAGAAGAGGAAGTTGTGGGTTTTGTTGATCCAAACCAGATAAAGTTCGGAAGCAAGGGATATTATAGGTACATTGGCTCACTAACAACTCCTGCTTGCACTGAAGATGTCCTCTGGACAATTGTTGATAAG GTTGGAACTGTTAGTCGTCATCAAGTGAAACTGATCCGTAATGCTGTACACGAT GGGTCGAAAATGAATGCTAGACCACTCCAACCAATAAATAACCGCCCTATCCTATTGTACACCCTGCCTGTTGATGAAGACTGA
- the LOC113700947 gene encoding bifunctional monodehydroascorbate reductase and carbonic anhydrase nectarin-3-like isoform X2: MQSPIDLPDAKVQVDPSLGKLHRHYKPSNATLINRGHDIMLRWVDDAGYIRINGTLYQLKQCHWHSPTEHAINGKRYDLEAHLVHQSSDGKIAVIGILYKIGRPDPFLSMLEHYIEALADTLEEEEVVGFVDPNQIKFGSKGYYRYIGSLTTPACTEDVLWTIVDKVGTVSRHQVKLIRNAVHDGSKMNARPLQPINNRPILLYTLPVDED; this comes from the exons ATGCAGTCTCCGATCGATCTGCCGGATGCAAAGGTTCAAGTTGATCCAAGCTTGGGCAAACTTCACAGGCATTACAAACCTTCTAATGCCACACTCATCAATAGAGGCCATGATATTATG TTGAGATGGGTTGATGATGCTGGATATATTCGTATAAATGGGACCTTGTATCAACTCAAACAGTGTCACTGGCACTCGCCTACTGAACATGCTATCAATGGCAAAAG GTACGATTTAGAGGCGCACTTGGTTCATCAATCCTCAGATGGAAAGATCGCTGTAATTGGAATACTGTATAAAATTGGACGCCCTGACCCTTTTTTATCCATG CTGGAGCATTATATAGAGGCTCTTGCTGATACATTAGAAGAAGAGGAAGTTGTGGGTTTTGTTGATCCAAACCAGATAAAGTTCGGAAGCAAGGGATATTATAGGTACATTGGCTCACTAACAACTCCTGCTTGCACTGAAGATGTCCTCTGGACAATTGTTGATAAG GTTGGAACTGTTAGTCGTCATCAAGTGAAACTGATCCGTAATGCTGTACACGAT GGGTCGAAAATGAATGCTAGACCACTCCAACCAATAAATAACCGCCCTATCCTATTGTACACCCTGCCTGTTGATGAAGACTGA